In the genome of Streptomyces sp. P3, the window AGGAGGTTGCCGGGGCCGCCATTGCGAGCGGCGTACTCCTCCGCGCGGTCGTCACCCATGTAGCGGGCACCGAGGAGACCACCCCAGCGCAGCATGTCCTCGGGGTCCTCGGAGATCTCGGCGCGTCCTTGGAGCAGGACGAACGCGTACGGTGGCCGGTCCTCGTCGACGCAGAGGACGAACCGTCCGTCACGGGCGAGGTTGCGGCCCTTGACCCCGTCCTTCTCGGTGGTGAGCACGATGTCGTCGCCGTCGAGGAGGAACCAGACCGGTGTCCCGTGGGGGCTGCCGTCGGCGCGGACGGTCGACAACTTGCCGGTGCGAGTGCCATGCGTGACGAACGCCCGCCACTGCTGCCCGGTCATCTTCCGCATGTGGGTGCCTTTCGCGTTCGTGCGGATCGGCTCGTGGGTGTCCGAGGCCGAGTCGGCCTCGGACACCCGGGGCTCAGCCCCAGAAGGCGTCTTCGGCGGCCGGGTCGCCGGAGAAGAGCCACATCTCGGTGATCTTGCCGTTCTCGATGCGCAGGAGGTCGACGCCGTCCATGCTCATCGACGCGTCGTCGTGGCGGCCGCTGAAGTGGATGGTGGCGGCGACCAGGTCGTCGTTGGCCATGAGCGTGTGGATCTTGTCGATGGCGAAGGTGCCCCGGCTGGTTTCCATCATGCTGCCGAGCATCTGGAAGACGGCGTCGCGGCCCTTGTGCTCGCCGGAGAACTGGTTGGCGCCGGGCTGGTGCCAGACGATCGCCTCGTCGAGGAGTTCGCCGAGGGTGGCCATGTCTCCCGTCTGCACGGCCTGGAAGTAGGTGCGGGCGATGTCGATGTTCGCGCTGGTCATGGTGCTTGCTCCACGGGTGCCTTGTGCGGGGGTGGTGGCTATCGGGCGAAGTCGAGACGGTCGGCCAGTCCGGCATCGGTGAACGCGGCCTCGATCTCGTGGCGGCCTTCCTTGAAGTGGGCCCAGCTGTCGAAGTGGGCGGGGACGACCCGGTGGGCACCGAGCATCTTCGCGGCCTCGGCGCCCTGAGCGCTGTCGAGGGTGAGCAGGGCGTTGTCGAAGGCGAAGGCCATGCGGGCACCGCCGAGGAAGAGGACCGCGGTGTCCACCGGGGCGAACTTC includes:
- a CDS encoding PPOX class F420-dependent oxidoreductase, giving the protein MRKMTGQQWRAFVTHGTRTGKLSTVRADGSPHGTPVWFLLDGDDIVLTTEKDGVKGRNLARDGRFVLCVDEDRPPYAFVLLQGRAEISEDPEDMLRWGGLLGARYMGDDRAEEYAARNGGPGNLLVRGHIDKVIAFDGIAD
- a CDS encoding nuclear transport factor 2 family protein, which gives rise to MTSANIDIARTYFQAVQTGDMATLGELLDEAIVWHQPGANQFSGEHKGRDAVFQMLGSMMETSRGTFAIDKIHTLMANDDLVAATIHFSGRHDDASMSMDGVDLLRIENGKITEMWLFSGDPAAEDAFWG